The following are from one region of the Jatrophihabitans telluris genome:
- a CDS encoding ABC transporter substrate-binding protein: MSACSSKSNASGGGSGSKASAATSAADLGGMDALVAAAKKEGALNVIALPPDWANYGGLISGFKAKYPGITVNSANPDGSSADEVNAIKSLKGQTRAPDVVDVGQSFAISGVADGLYAPYKVATWSAIPDTLKASDGSWVNDYGGYISIGCDGAKVASCPTTLAALNNPAYKGKVALNGDPLKANAAFSAVWAASLAKGGSLDDIQPGIDFFGQLAKAGIYKPVQASAATIESGETPIVLDWDYLNAAKTTDVNGKGGKWTVAVPSDAQFPAYYAQAISKYAPHPAAARLWEEYLYSVEGQNGWLKGGARPAEMTAMTSAATIDKTLAAALPAVSGTPTFPSDAQTTKAKTTLTAKWAAAVG; this comes from the coding sequence ATGTCGGCGTGCTCGTCCAAGAGCAACGCCAGCGGCGGCGGCTCAGGCTCGAAGGCATCGGCCGCGACCTCGGCCGCAGATCTCGGCGGGATGGACGCACTCGTTGCGGCGGCCAAGAAGGAGGGCGCGCTCAACGTCATCGCCCTCCCGCCGGACTGGGCCAACTACGGCGGCCTGATCAGCGGCTTCAAGGCGAAGTACCCCGGTATCACCGTCAACTCGGCGAACCCGGACGGCTCCAGCGCTGACGAGGTCAACGCGATCAAGAGTCTCAAGGGCCAGACCCGAGCCCCGGACGTGGTCGACGTCGGCCAGTCCTTCGCCATCAGCGGAGTCGCCGACGGCCTGTACGCGCCTTACAAGGTCGCGACCTGGTCCGCCATCCCCGACACTCTGAAGGCCTCCGACGGGTCTTGGGTCAACGACTACGGCGGCTACATCTCCATCGGTTGCGATGGCGCGAAGGTGGCCAGCTGCCCGACCACTCTGGCCGCACTGAACAATCCCGCCTACAAGGGGAAGGTAGCCCTCAACGGCGACCCGCTGAAGGCGAACGCCGCGTTCAGCGCCGTCTGGGCGGCCTCGCTGGCCAAGGGCGGCTCGCTGGACGACATCCAGCCGGGCATCGACTTCTTCGGCCAGCTGGCCAAGGCTGGAATCTACAAGCCCGTGCAGGCCTCAGCGGCGACCATCGAGAGTGGCGAGACGCCGATCGTGCTGGATTGGGACTACCTGAACGCGGCCAAGACCACAGACGTCAACGGCAAGGGTGGCAAGTGGACCGTGGCGGTCCCGAGTGACGCCCAGTTCCCGGCCTACTACGCCCAGGCCATCAGCAAGTACGCCCCGCACCCGGCCGCGGCCCGGCTCTGGGAGGAGTACCTCTACAGCGTGGAAGGTCAGAACGGCTGGCTCAAGGGCGGCGCCCGTCCGGCCGAGATGACGGCGATGACCAGCGCAGCCACGATCGACAAGACGCTGGCCGCGGCGCTGCCGGCGGTATCGGGCACCCCGACGTTCCCCTCGGATGCTCAGACCACGAAGGCCAAGACCACGTTGACGGCCAAGTGGGCCGCCGCGGTCGGCTGA
- a CDS encoding ABC transporter permease — MTSSSPSAAVSAATVSTGTADPAGNAEQNEHAVAPAGRSRSRAAWLVPGLGLAPFVIYLALFFGLPVALIAFNAFRRKDPASGMTSFSLQNIDDSLHGVYRAALVHSIQLAAVTAFASTILGLLLAYAISSGRSGLLKQLTATSAAVLANFGGLPLAFLFVAVVGGAGVLTKILQSTFGLSLQDDLHFNLFSLTGVEVVYLYFLIPLMVLVITPALEGLRPQWREAAENLGATGWQYWRLVAGPVLLPNLLGSALLLFCSSLSAFATASALTNGTLAITPLQIDTAVSGNVLTGQENLAAALALDMIVIVVPLTLIYQYLQRRGARWLR, encoded by the coding sequence ATGACGTCCTCGTCGCCGTCGGCGGCCGTCTCAGCGGCCACGGTTTCCACCGGCACCGCTGATCCGGCCGGCAACGCCGAGCAGAACGAGCATGCTGTCGCACCAGCCGGGCGGTCCCGTTCGCGGGCCGCCTGGTTGGTGCCCGGCCTCGGGCTCGCTCCTTTCGTGATCTACCTGGCCCTGTTCTTCGGGCTGCCGGTCGCGCTGATCGCCTTCAACGCGTTCCGGCGCAAGGATCCGGCGAGCGGCATGACCAGCTTCTCCCTGCAGAACATCGACGACTCGCTGCACGGGGTGTACCGGGCCGCGCTCGTGCACAGCATTCAGCTGGCCGCCGTGACCGCGTTCGCATCGACGATCCTGGGACTGTTGCTGGCCTACGCCATCTCCTCCGGGCGGTCGGGTCTGCTGAAGCAGCTGACCGCGACCTCGGCCGCCGTGCTGGCCAACTTCGGTGGCCTGCCGCTCGCCTTCCTGTTCGTCGCCGTGGTCGGGGGAGCCGGTGTCCTGACCAAGATCCTGCAATCGACGTTCGGCCTTTCACTGCAGGACGATCTGCATTTCAACCTGTTCAGTCTGACCGGGGTGGAAGTCGTCTACCTGTACTTCCTCATCCCGCTCATGGTGCTGGTGATCACGCCGGCCCTCGAGGGTCTTCGCCCGCAGTGGCGTGAGGCGGCGGAGAATCTCGGGGCGACGGGCTGGCAGTACTGGCGCCTCGTGGCCGGCCCGGTGCTGCTCCCGAACCTGCTCGGCTCTGCTCTGCTGTTGTTCTGCAGTTCGCTGTCGGCGTTCGCCACCGCCTCGGCCCTGACCAACGGCACCCTCGCGATCACACCGTTGCAGATCGATACGGCCGTGTCGGGAAATGTCCTTACCGGACAGGAGAATCTGGCCGCAGCGCTGGCGCTGGACATGATCGTGATCGTGGTGCCACTGACCTTGATCTACCAATACCTGCAACGACGGGGGGCCAGATGGCTGCGGTGA
- a CDS encoding ABC transporter permease yields the protein MAAVTSGASAPRVSGRSRGRTRWGRTVILVVAGCYFILPVLAAFWFSVHNSVRGFSLHAYTSFIHLAGFTPAFRTSLMLAVATVLITLVLMLPTMIFVQLRAPWARGWVETFSLLPLVIPPVALAAGVSYVIRLSTSDALYGTVFWRALNALQSPQPWLLALEYVVMALPFTYRALDAGLRSIPVPTLVEAARNLGAGWASVVLRVLLPSLRTAVLNAALLTFALVLGEYTLAKILAFTTFPVWLVQFGGQDGQLQVGLSLLSLLITWILLIGIAVLAGRRISLRRKGTR from the coding sequence ATGGCTGCGGTGACTTCGGGAGCGTCTGCCCCACGGGTGTCCGGGCGCTCGCGGGGAAGGACCCGGTGGGGACGCACGGTCATCCTCGTCGTGGCCGGTTGCTACTTCATCCTTCCCGTACTGGCCGCGTTCTGGTTCTCGGTGCACAATTCCGTCCGCGGCTTCAGCCTGCACGCCTACACCAGCTTCATCCACCTGGCCGGGTTCACCCCGGCCTTCCGGACCTCGCTGATGCTGGCGGTGGCCACCGTGCTGATCACGCTGGTACTCATGCTGCCCACGATGATCTTCGTCCAGCTGCGGGCACCCTGGGCCCGCGGTTGGGTGGAGACGTTCTCCCTGCTACCACTGGTGATTCCGCCCGTGGCGTTGGCCGCCGGTGTGAGCTACGTGATCCGGCTGTCCACCTCCGACGCCCTGTACGGCACCGTCTTCTGGCGGGCCCTCAACGCGCTGCAGAGCCCGCAGCCGTGGCTGCTCGCCCTCGAATACGTCGTGATGGCACTGCCGTTCACCTACCGTGCGCTGGACGCAGGCCTGCGCAGTATCCCTGTTCCCACGCTGGTCGAGGCGGCGCGCAACCTCGGCGCCGGATGGGCATCGGTGGTACTCAGGGTCTTGCTGCCATCACTGCGCACGGCCGTGTTGAACGCCGCGTTGCTCACGTTCGCCCTCGTCCTGGGCGAGTACACCCTCGCCAAGATCCTGGCCTTCACCACGTTCCCGGTCTGGCTGGTCCAGTTCGGTGGGCAGGACGGCCAGTTGCAGGTCGGCCTGAGCCTATTGAGCCTGCTCATCACCTGGATCCTGCTGATCGGTATCGCCGTGCTGGCCGGCCGACGAATCTCCCTGCGTAGAAAGGGCACTCGATGA
- a CDS encoding ABC transporter ATP-binding protein has product MTADPIATEAIAPLSGNSVEYRGVCRTFGATRALDAFDLRIEPGELLALLGPSGCGKTTALRLLAGFDRPDAGEILVDGRDVTSVPVNRRRMGMVFQSYSLFPTMTATDNVVFGMRMLKLVSGRRPERARELLDLVGLSAHADKYPHQLSGGQQQRVALARALAVEPKVLLLDEPLSALDAKVRVQLRDEIRRLQLELGVTTVFVTHDQEEALSTADRVGVMRAGRLEQCASPQELYQRPATPFVAEFVGTMNHVPAVVAAPDSVRIGEQLLAVDGSTASVGSAVVALARPEAVLVEEAPDGEAVVVLTTFFGAVTRLRLRRTDGVELLADIASHRASRFPVGTPVAVTLLDRPVLLRQT; this is encoded by the coding sequence ATGACTGCCGACCCCATCGCGACCGAGGCGATCGCCCCGCTGAGCGGCAATTCCGTCGAGTATCGCGGAGTCTGCCGCACGTTCGGCGCCACGCGCGCGCTCGACGCATTCGACCTGCGCATCGAACCCGGAGAACTGCTCGCCCTGCTCGGGCCGTCCGGCTGTGGGAAGACCACCGCTCTGCGGTTACTGGCCGGCTTCGACCGCCCGGACGCCGGGGAGATCCTGGTGGACGGCCGCGACGTCACGTCCGTCCCGGTGAACCGCCGGCGAATGGGCATGGTCTTCCAGTCCTACAGCCTGTTCCCGACGATGACCGCGACCGACAACGTGGTCTTCGGGATGCGGATGCTGAAACTGGTGAGCGGCCGCAGACCGGAGCGGGCACGTGAGCTGCTGGACCTGGTCGGCCTGTCGGCGCATGCCGACAAGTACCCCCACCAGCTCTCCGGCGGGCAGCAACAGCGGGTGGCGCTGGCCCGCGCGCTGGCCGTGGAGCCGAAGGTGCTGCTGCTGGACGAGCCGCTGTCGGCGCTGGACGCCAAGGTGCGCGTGCAGTTGCGGGATGAGATCCGCCGCCTGCAGCTCGAGCTGGGCGTGACCACGGTGTTCGTCACCCACGACCAGGAGGAGGCGCTGTCCACCGCTGACCGGGTTGGCGTCATGCGGGCCGGACGTCTCGAGCAGTGCGCCTCGCCCCAGGAGCTCTACCAGCGACCGGCGACTCCCTTCGTCGCCGAGTTCGTCGGCACCATGAACCACGTGCCCGCGGTCGTAGCCGCCCCGGACTCGGTCCGGATCGGTGAGCAGCTGCTTGCGGTGGACGGATCCACGGCCAGCGTGGGTTCGGCAGTGGTCGCTCTGGCCCGTCCGGAGGCCGTCCTCGTCGAGGAGGCGCCGGACGGGGAGGCGGTGGTCGTACTGACGACCTTCTTCGGAGCCGTGACCCGCCTGCGGTTACGCCGAACGGACGGGGTCGAACTGCTCGCAGACATCGCCAGCCATCGGGCGTCGCGGTTTCCGGTGGGTACCCCGGTGGCGGTCACGTTGCTCGATCGTCCGGTCCTGCTCCGTCAGACCTAG
- a CDS encoding metallophosphoesterase, producing the protein MTSTATTSITGGDRSPQGYWTLAAEAGESHTPRRELMPGPGGRARTGTGRGTGAGTGDSVGEPLLTVAHLSDLHLCDSQSPARAEFLDRWADPDSPLKPLIDAVGTYRAQDCLTVQVAEAMVRAVNGLDRAPVSGAPIDLALTTGDVTDNAQANELSWYLSVLEGGPILPDSGDPTRYEGVGAADLPYWDEYFWHPDPIAAAAGNAALDRPRRLHGFPAAPGLLDALRMPFDAEGLTIPWLAVHGNHDQMVQGTIPAVGPFATAAFSQTKAIGVPEHWSTDAIGQFCLDMDRCELPALALWSSLRSRPATPDPGRAPITRAEFIAAHFGLSAHPSGHGFPSSARESGLAYYRHDRGRVSILALDTVNENGGWEGSIDPAQLSWLAGELDEADADRRLVVLASHHPLHRLTNARTAAEQAAALAGAGLEDGTDGSPGSPGSDGSPGTPGTDGPRVLSAELSAELARHACVVLWLNGHTHVSAVTPHPAAGAGGPWWEVTAPSLIDYPQQGRVVELLDDGAGELTLACTMIDHAGEVPWSGGVDTLTALAGLSRELAANDWQDPAADLRRHRRVGTPLDRNVLLAIPDPFQP; encoded by the coding sequence GTGACCAGCACTGCGACCACGTCGATCACGGGTGGCGACCGATCGCCCCAGGGTTATTGGACCCTCGCCGCCGAGGCAGGGGAGAGCCACACTCCGCGGCGTGAACTCATGCCAGGTCCAGGCGGGCGCGCACGCACGGGAACCGGCAGGGGAACCGGCGCCGGAACCGGCGACTCTGTCGGTGAGCCGTTACTGACGGTGGCGCACCTGTCCGACCTGCACCTGTGCGATTCTCAATCACCGGCCCGGGCGGAGTTTCTCGACCGCTGGGCCGATCCGGACTCACCGTTGAAGCCGCTCATCGACGCCGTCGGTACGTACCGGGCCCAGGACTGCCTCACCGTGCAGGTGGCCGAGGCCATGGTTCGTGCGGTGAACGGGCTGGACCGCGCACCGGTATCCGGCGCCCCCATCGACCTCGCTCTGACCACGGGCGATGTCACCGACAACGCGCAAGCCAATGAACTGTCGTGGTATCTGTCGGTCCTGGAAGGCGGACCGATTCTGCCCGACTCGGGAGATCCCACCCGCTACGAAGGTGTGGGCGCGGCCGATCTTCCCTACTGGGACGAGTACTTCTGGCACCCTGACCCGATCGCCGCGGCGGCCGGAAACGCGGCGCTGGACCGTCCTCGTCGGCTGCACGGGTTCCCGGCGGCACCCGGCCTGCTCGACGCACTGCGAATGCCCTTCGACGCCGAGGGCTTGACGATTCCCTGGCTGGCGGTGCACGGCAACCACGACCAGATGGTGCAGGGAACCATCCCAGCGGTCGGCCCGTTCGCGACTGCGGCGTTTTCCCAGACCAAGGCGATCGGCGTCCCCGAGCACTGGAGCACCGACGCGATCGGCCAATTCTGCCTGGACATGGACCGCTGCGAACTGCCGGCGCTGGCCCTGTGGTCCTCACTGCGGTCGCGGCCGGCCACCCCGGATCCGGGACGGGCTCCCATCACGCGTGCGGAGTTCATCGCGGCGCACTTCGGGCTGTCCGCGCACCCCTCCGGCCACGGATTCCCCTCCTCGGCCCGCGAGTCCGGTCTGGCCTACTACCGCCACGATCGCGGCCGGGTCAGCATCCTGGCCCTGGACACCGTCAACGAGAACGGTGGCTGGGAAGGTTCGATCGACCCGGCCCAGCTGTCCTGGCTGGCCGGTGAACTGGACGAGGCGGACGCCGATCGCCGTCTGGTCGTGCTGGCCTCGCACCATCCCTTGCATCGGCTCACCAATGCCCGCACCGCCGCCGAGCAGGCCGCGGCCCTTGCCGGCGCGGGACTCGAGGACGGCACGGACGGCTCGCCCGGCTCGCCCGGCTCGGACGGCTCGCCCGGCACGCCCGGCACGGATGGACCCCGGGTGCTGTCGGCCGAACTGTCGGCCGAGCTGGCCCGCCACGCCTGCGTGGTGTTGTGGCTCAACGGTCATACCCACGTCAGCGCTGTGACGCCGCACCCCGCCGCTGGGGCCGGGGGCCCGTGGTGGGAGGTGACCGCCCCGTCACTGATCGACTATCCCCAGCAGGGACGAGTCGTCGAACTGCTCGACGACGGTGCCGGCGAACTGACGCTCGCCTGCACGATGATCGACCACGCGGGTGAAGTCCCGTGGTCCGGTGGGGTGGACACGCTGACCGCGCTGGCGGGACTCTCCCGCGAACTGGCCGCCAACGACTGGCAGGATCCTGCGGCTGATCTGCGGCGACACCGGCGGGTCGGAACCCCGCTGGACCGCAACGTGCTGCTGGCGATTCCGGACCCGTTCCAGCCCTAG
- a CDS encoding DUF1684 domain-containing protein, producing MTDSQTYSLQVADWRRRTHALYAGVRATAAADGPAAAHAEWVTGRTELFERHPASPRTGAQRLIHADYDPAWRFQLPVLEADEQRLDVPTGSDGVVPFDRIGRVHLPVGESDGLDVWWLGSYGGGVFIPFRDATAGSTTYGAGRYLIDTVKGADLGRSADGAEWVLDFNFAYHPSCVYDYRWACPLAPAGNRVSAAIEVGELLPEGYGHQG from the coding sequence GTGACCGATTCTCAGACTTACTCGCTGCAGGTGGCGGACTGGCGCCGACGGACTCATGCGCTCTACGCCGGCGTGCGGGCCACCGCCGCCGCCGACGGACCCGCGGCGGCCCACGCCGAGTGGGTGACGGGACGCACCGAGCTGTTCGAGCGGCACCCGGCAAGCCCGCGGACCGGCGCCCAGCGCCTGATCCACGCGGACTACGACCCGGCATGGCGGTTCCAGCTGCCGGTCCTCGAAGCGGACGAGCAGCGCCTGGACGTCCCCACCGGTAGTGACGGCGTGGTGCCCTTCGATCGGATCGGGCGGGTGCACCTTCCGGTGGGCGAGTCCGACGGTCTGGACGTGTGGTGGCTCGGCTCCTACGGTGGCGGCGTGTTCATCCCGTTCCGGGATGCCACCGCCGGGTCCACGACCTACGGCGCGGGCCGCTATCTCATCGACACGGTCAAGGGCGCCGATCTCGGCCGGTCCGCCGATGGTGCCGAGTGGGTCCTCGACTTCAACTTCGCCTACCACCCCTCCTGCGTTTACGACTACCGCTGGGCGTGCCCGCTGGCGCCCGCCGGCAACCGGGTGAGCGCGGCGATCGAGGTCGGCGAACTGCTTCCCGAGGGCTACGGGCACCAAGGCTGA
- a CDS encoding DUF4446 family protein, which translates to MNTALAVVAVLFGLSGFVAGILALRTLSRLRRSVALLSRGSSGRETILEVADKHMAASEAVRKDILDLQRDLVAAQQSLDQRVAGERADLSGSVAGIAASVSTALRRVALVRYDAFDDLSGRLSFSLAIMDDNGNGITLTSIASATENRVYAKSLSGGHGEHPLSPEEEQAVRAALRPEVRPARP; encoded by the coding sequence ATGAACACCGCACTCGCCGTCGTCGCTGTGCTGTTCGGCCTGAGCGGGTTCGTCGCCGGAATCCTGGCGTTGCGCACGCTGTCCAGGCTGCGTCGCTCGGTGGCCCTGCTGTCGCGCGGCTCCTCCGGCCGCGAGACGATCCTGGAGGTTGCGGACAAGCACATGGCCGCCAGCGAAGCGGTCCGCAAGGACATCCTGGACTTGCAGAGGGACCTGGTTGCGGCCCAGCAGAGCCTCGACCAGCGCGTGGCCGGTGAGCGGGCCGACCTCTCCGGCAGTGTCGCGGGTATCGCCGCCTCGGTCAGCACCGCCCTGCGGCGGGTGGCTCTCGTCCGATACGACGCCTTCGACGACCTGTCCGGCCGGCTGTCCTTCTCGCTCGCGATCATGGACGACAACGGCAACGGCATCACCCTTACGTCCATCGCCAGCGCCACCGAGAACCGGGTCTACGCCAAGTCACTCAGTGGCGGGCACGGTGAGCATCCCCTGTCGCCGGAGGAGGAACAGGCCGTGCGGGCCGCCCTCCGCCCCGAGGTCAGGCCGGCCCGGCCGTAG
- a CDS encoding NAD-dependent malic enzyme, protein MAMPDSARPRPTPTSASYSITVRIYAVPDASVVGRLATAVTEAGGMVTAIDVSESRHDRITIDVTCSAGNGEHSEEIVAALRALEGIEVHRVSDRTFLLHLGGKISVESKVPLRTRDDLSMAYTPGVGRVSLALAAHPEDVSKLTIKGNSVAVVTDGSAVLGLGNIGPGAALPVMEGKAALFKRFADIDAWPICLDTQDVDEIVQTVKHIAPGFGGINLEDISAPRCFEVEARLRAELDIPVFHDDQHGTAIVVLAALTNALRCVRKGLASIRVVVSGGGAAGTAIVDLLLAAGVRHVLVWDKEGILSPTDTALSVAKAELARKTNPEGVTGDLHDALCGADVFIGVSAPRVLPAEWIGDMAEDPVVFALANPDPETDVDEARKYATILATGRSDYPNQINNVLAFPGVFRGLLDSQASEVTTAMLLRAASALAHCVSDEQLNPAYIVPSVFDPSVPKAVAAAVREAAQPPSRVMGDRGME, encoded by the coding sequence ATGGCCATGCCCGATTCCGCTCGTCCTCGACCGACCCCGACGTCGGCCTCCTACTCGATCACCGTCCGCATCTACGCGGTACCGGACGCTTCGGTCGTCGGTCGGCTCGCCACGGCGGTGACCGAAGCCGGCGGGATGGTGACGGCCATCGACGTGTCGGAATCCCGGCACGACCGGATCACGATCGACGTCACCTGCTCGGCGGGCAACGGCGAGCATTCGGAGGAGATCGTCGCCGCGCTCCGCGCCCTGGAGGGCATCGAGGTCCACCGGGTGTCGGACCGGACGTTCCTGCTCCACCTCGGTGGCAAGATCTCGGTCGAGTCCAAGGTCCCGCTGCGAACTCGTGACGATCTGTCGATGGCGTACACGCCCGGCGTCGGTCGGGTCTCGCTGGCGCTGGCTGCCCATCCCGAGGACGTCTCGAAGCTGACGATCAAGGGCAACTCCGTCGCCGTGGTCACCGACGGATCGGCCGTGCTGGGCCTCGGCAACATCGGCCCCGGCGCGGCGCTGCCGGTCATGGAGGGCAAGGCCGCGCTGTTCAAGCGCTTCGCCGACATCGACGCCTGGCCGATCTGCCTGGACACCCAGGACGTCGACGAGATCGTGCAGACGGTCAAGCACATCGCCCCGGGGTTCGGCGGCATCAACCTGGAAGACATCTCCGCGCCGCGTTGCTTCGAGGTGGAGGCGCGGCTGCGGGCCGAACTCGACATCCCCGTCTTCCACGACGACCAGCACGGCACGGCCATCGTGGTGCTGGCGGCGCTGACGAACGCATTGCGCTGCGTCCGCAAGGGCCTGGCCTCGATCCGGGTGGTGGTCTCGGGCGGCGGCGCCGCGGGGACCGCGATCGTCGACCTGCTGCTCGCGGCCGGCGTCCGGCACGTGCTCGTCTGGGACAAGGAAGGCATCCTTTCGCCCACGGACACCGCCCTGTCGGTGGCCAAGGCCGAACTGGCCCGCAAGACCAACCCCGAAGGCGTGACCGGGGACCTGCACGACGCCCTGTGCGGCGCGGACGTCTTCATCGGGGTGTCTGCCCCGCGCGTGCTTCCCGCGGAGTGGATCGGTGACATGGCCGAGGATCCCGTGGTCTTCGCGCTGGCCAACCCCGATCCCGAGACCGACGTCGACGAGGCCCGCAAGTACGCCACGATCCTGGCCACGGGCCGGTCGGACTACCCGAACCAGATCAACAACGTGCTCGCATTTCCCGGCGTCTTCCGGGGCCTGCTCGATTCGCAGGCCAGCGAGGTCACCACGGCGATGTTGTTGCGGGCCGCGTCGGCCTTGGCGCACTGCGTCTCGGACGAACAGCTGAATCCGGCCTACATCGTCCCGTCCGTCTTCGACCCGTCGGTGCCCAAGGCCGTCGCCGCCGCGGTCCGGGAGGCGGCCCAGCCCCCATCGCGCGTCATGGGCGATCGAGGCATGGAATAG
- the hisC gene encoding histidinol-phosphate transaminase, which produces MTVRLRPTLTTLPAYVPGRSVPGAIKLASNETSLGPLPHVVRRITEVAGEANRYPDSFATELGSALAARFGVDPTQVVVGCGSVSLCQQLVLATAGEGDEVLFAWRSFEAYPIITTIDGATGVKVPLREDVHDLTAMAEAITDRTRLVFVCNPNNPTGTAVREAELRAFLDRVPPQVVIVLDEAYREYVIDPEVVDATTLLADYPNLIVLRTFSKAYGLAGLRVGYGIAADATLSNAVRQTQVPFAVTQIAQAAALACLEPPAEKELRQRVEDVTVERIRVTDELRAIGYAVPDSQANFVWLGNGPAEQGGIDALAFSTGCEDRGVIVRAFADSGVRVTVGLREENDAFLAAARALRARPVPADHQTDDTPDGF; this is translated from the coding sequence ATGACCGTGCGGCTACGTCCCACTCTGACCACCCTGCCCGCCTATGTGCCCGGTCGATCGGTGCCCGGTGCGATCAAGCTCGCCAGCAACGAGACGTCGTTGGGACCGCTGCCCCACGTCGTGCGGCGGATCACCGAGGTTGCCGGCGAGGCCAACCGATACCCGGACAGCTTCGCCACCGAACTGGGCTCCGCCCTGGCGGCCAGGTTCGGCGTCGACCCGACCCAGGTCGTGGTCGGCTGCGGGTCGGTGTCGCTGTGCCAACAGCTGGTTCTGGCCACGGCCGGTGAGGGCGATGAGGTGCTCTTCGCCTGGCGCTCGTTCGAGGCCTACCCGATCATCACCACGATCGACGGCGCGACCGGGGTGAAGGTCCCGCTGCGCGAGGACGTCCACGATCTGACCGCCATGGCTGAGGCCATCACCGACCGGACGCGCCTGGTCTTCGTGTGCAACCCGAACAACCCGACCGGCACGGCGGTGCGGGAGGCCGAGCTGCGCGCTTTCCTGGATCGGGTGCCCCCGCAGGTCGTCATCGTGCTGGACGAGGCCTACCGCGAGTACGTCATCGACCCCGAGGTGGTCGACGCAACGACGCTGCTGGCCGATTACCCGAACCTGATCGTGCTCCGTACGTTCTCCAAGGCCTACGGCCTCGCCGGCCTTCGGGTCGGCTACGGCATCGCGGCCGACGCGACGCTCAGCAACGCGGTGCGGCAGACCCAGGTGCCCTTCGCGGTCACTCAGATCGCGCAGGCCGCCGCGCTGGCCTGCCTGGAACCACCCGCGGAGAAGGAACTGCGCCAACGCGTCGAGGACGTCACGGTCGAACGGATCCGGGTCACCGACGAGCTGAGGGCGATCGGCTACGCCGTGCCCGACTCCCAGGCGAACTTCGTCTGGCTGGGTAACGGGCCGGCCGAACAGGGTGGGATAGACGCCTTGGCCTTCTCCACCGGATGCGAGGATCGCGGCGTGATCGTGCGTGCCTTCGCCGACTCCGGCGTGCGCGTGACGGTCGGGCTACGGGAGGAGAACGACGCCTTCCTCGCGGCGGCTCGCGCGCTACGGGCGCGTCCGGTGCCGGCTGATCACCAGACCGATGACACTCCGGACGGATTCTGA
- the pheA gene encoding prephenate dehydratase, with translation MSIPRSYAFLGPEGTFSHAAALSLSQLAGPEPVELLGHATVTHAIDALRSGSVDGAVVPLENSVEGAVPATLDELAGGSPLVIAAETFLPVLFELLVRPGTSLADVATVATHPHAEAQVRRYLLSTLPQAGVAMVGSTAGGARAVRDGEFDAAVAPPIAGQLYGLASLAHDIADNPGAVTRFVLLTRPVAPPRPTGNDRTTLVVYLREDHAGALLEILSEFGTRGVNLTRIESRPTKGRIGQYSFTIDCEGHVDDARVGDALAALHRVCADVRYLGSYPRRDGKQGEILLGRTDHDFTEAGAWLAAIREHGRNGV, from the coding sequence GTGTCGATTCCCCGCAGCTACGCGTTCCTGGGTCCGGAAGGGACCTTCTCGCACGCGGCCGCGCTGTCGCTGTCGCAGCTGGCCGGACCCGAGCCGGTCGAGCTGCTCGGCCACGCCACCGTCACCCACGCCATCGACGCACTTCGATCGGGTTCGGTCGACGGGGCCGTGGTTCCCCTGGAGAACTCCGTCGAGGGCGCGGTTCCGGCGACCCTCGACGAGTTGGCCGGCGGTTCGCCACTGGTGATCGCGGCTGAGACGTTCCTGCCGGTCCTGTTCGAGCTCCTGGTACGCCCCGGCACGTCGCTGGCCGACGTCGCCACCGTCGCCACCCATCCCCACGCCGAGGCCCAGGTACGCCGGTACCTGCTGAGCACGCTCCCCCAGGCCGGCGTCGCGATGGTCGGCTCGACGGCGGGCGGCGCCCGGGCCGTGCGCGACGGCGAGTTCGACGCCGCGGTCGCGCCGCCCATCGCGGGGCAGCTCTACGGACTGGCCAGCCTGGCCCACGACATCGCCGACAACCCAGGAGCCGTCACCCGGTTCGTGCTGCTCACCCGACCGGTCGCTCCACCGCGCCCCACCGGCAACGACCGCACCACGTTGGTCGTGTACCTGCGTGAGGACCATGCCGGCGCGTTGCTGGAGATCCTGTCGGAGTTCGGTACCCGCGGGGTGAACCTCACGCGGATCGAGTCCCGCCCGACCAAGGGCCGGATCGGCCAGTACTCGTTCACCATCGACTGCGAGGGCCACGTCGACGACGCCCGCGTCGGTGACGCGCTGGCCGCCCTGCACCGAGTGTGTGCCGACGTCCGCTACCTCGGTTCCTACCCGAGACGGGACGGCAAGCAGGGCGAGATCCTGCTCGGACGCACCGACCATGACTTCACCGAGGCCGGCGCGTGGTTGGCAGCGATCCGCGAGCACGGTCGAAACGGGGTTTGA